One Vicia villosa cultivar HV-30 ecotype Madison, WI linkage group LG5, Vvil1.0, whole genome shotgun sequence genomic window, AATCGGTACTAATGAAGGCGCAAGAAGCACTTGCAGGATACGGTTCTTCTTCTTCGTCCGTGTCTGGTGTAGAACATGCTAAAGCTGAACTTTCTCAGTTACTATCAACCATCAATAACAATGCATGTCCTAGTTCTCCGATTTCAGAACTAACAGAAACACGAGGTTTGAGTTTAAACTTTGGCGAGAGGAAACAAAATAGAGGAACTATGTGTTCTTTATCGAGTTCTCTAACATCATCTGAAAGTTCCGAGCGAAAAGATGAAAAACAAACCGTAAACGAGGCAGAGAACACTCCGAATTACAATAGTGTTTCGTTTGAATTGCCACTGATGGATATTGGTACTAATGATGGGGCTAGTGGTAGAAAAAGAAGTGCTGTTACTGATTTTGATTGTGGCAGTGTTGATCAACCAGATGGCAAAAAATTGAAGGAATCTGAAGTGTCACAAATGCTTGACTTGAACAGCAAGTATGAGAGAGAGATTGAGTCATGTTCATTAGAAATAGATTTGAATTGCAGTTCAAGCTTTTAGATAGAATGAAGATGTTTTCTAGTAATAATTATATTTACATGTGTAACAAAGTTATTATTCTCAGGAGAAAATCTGTGTATAAATTATGTATATTTTATAATGAAAGGAAAGAAAAAgtataatatttatatgacacATTTTTCttccataattttttttgtttttgttttcatgaTCTTGTTGCTGATATTGGATCATAGTGTAACTGTAAGCAAATAATACTGTGAAAATTTTCATAGGGAGATATTGGCCTAATTTGTTATGCTTTAGAGGCTTCTTGAGACCCTACTATAATATTGGCTGATGACATCAAACCTAACATGATTGTGATGTGAACCAATTTTTAC contains:
- the LOC131607293 gene encoding myb family transcription factor PHL8-like isoform X2, whose product is MDQQNQTMRLVLSTDAKPRLKWTHELHQKFTDAINQLGGAEKATPKSLMRAMAIPGLTLYHLKSHLQKYRLGKNQLVETCSDEKQDYIEIQSSDSQCSREISVANANQTTDLKIAEALEIQMEVQKKLYEQIEVQKHLQFRIEAQGKYLQSVLMKAQEALAGYGSSSSSVSGVEHAKAELSQLLSTINNNACPSSPISELTETRGLSLNFGERKQNRGTMCSLSSSLTSSESSERKDEKQTVNEAENTPNYNSVSFELPLMDIGTNDGASGRKRSAVTDFDCGSVDQPDGKKLKESEVSQMLDLNSKYEREIESCSLEIDLNCSSSF
- the LOC131607293 gene encoding myb family transcription factor PHL8-like isoform X1, with the protein product MDQQNQTMRLVLSTDAKPRLKWTHELHQKFTDAINQLGGAEKATPKSLMRAMAIPGLTLYHLKSHLQKYRLGKNQLVETCSDEKQDYIEIQSSDSQCSREISVANANQTTESLKIAEALEIQMEVQKKLYEQIEVQKHLQFRIEAQGKYLQSVLMKAQEALAGYGSSSSSVSGVEHAKAELSQLLSTINNNACPSSPISELTETRGLSLNFGERKQNRGTMCSLSSSLTSSESSERKDEKQTVNEAENTPNYNSVSFELPLMDIGTNDGASGRKRSAVTDFDCGSVDQPDGKKLKESEVSQMLDLNSKYEREIESCSLEIDLNCSSSF